A single region of the Actinoplanes sp. SE50/110 genome encodes:
- a CDS encoding carbohydrate ABC transporter permease, whose amino-acid sequence MTPTIRPAPAARRRRRTLTRRDVAVAAAMLGVPLLLDLAFIWFPALASVLLSFTKWTGIGSIRMRSCADFPSAPGIPQPGCLNGVDNYRQAFTNYPDFWPAVRHNAIWLVVFILLATPLGMLFAVVIDRGVRGSRFYQSVLFLPVMLSLALIGIIWELIYSPNFGLINTVLGHNHNDNLIDWLGNPRLNLWALLVEASWRQAPYVMVLYLAGLKAVDPALREAAIVDGANAWQTFWRVVFPAMRPINIVVLVVTVIESLRAFDLVYITSNGNPLRGLELLSVAVTQNIVGETQRIGFGSTLGVVLLVISLVPISLFLWQAFRREER is encoded by the coding sequence ATGACCCCGACCATTCGACCGGCGCCGGCCGCCCGCCGGCGCCGCCGCACGCTCACCCGCCGCGACGTCGCGGTCGCCGCCGCCATGCTCGGCGTGCCGCTACTGCTCGACCTCGCCTTCATCTGGTTCCCGGCGCTCGCCTCCGTGCTGCTGTCCTTCACCAAATGGACCGGGATCGGCTCGATCCGGATGCGGTCCTGCGCGGATTTCCCGTCCGCGCCCGGCATCCCGCAACCGGGTTGCCTGAACGGCGTCGACAATTATCGCCAGGCGTTCACCAATTATCCGGACTTCTGGCCGGCGGTCCGGCACAACGCCATCTGGCTCGTGGTCTTCATCCTCCTCGCGACGCCGCTGGGCATGCTGTTCGCGGTGGTGATCGACCGCGGGGTGCGGGGCAGCCGGTTCTACCAGAGCGTGCTGTTCCTGCCGGTGATGCTGTCGCTCGCGCTGATCGGCATCATCTGGGAGCTCATCTACTCCCCCAACTTCGGGCTGATCAACACGGTGCTCGGGCACAACCACAACGACAACCTGATCGACTGGCTCGGCAATCCCCGGCTCAACCTCTGGGCGCTGCTCGTCGAGGCGAGCTGGCGGCAGGCCCCGTACGTGATGGTGCTGTATCTGGCGGGTTTGAAAGCGGTCGATCCGGCGCTGCGCGAGGCGGCGATCGTGGACGGCGCGAACGCGTGGCAGACATTCTGGCGGGTCGTCTTCCCGGCGATGCGACCGATCAACATCGTGGTGCTGGTCGTGACGGTCATCGAGTCGTTGCGGGCCTTCGACCTGGTCTACATCACCAGCAACGGCAATCCGCTGCGCGGCCTCGAACTGCTGTCCGTGGCGGTCACCCAGAACATCGTCGGGGAAACCCAGCGGATCGGCTTCGGCTCCACGCTGGGCGTGGTGCTGCTGGTCATCTCGCTGGTGCCGATCTCCCTTTTCCTGTGGCAGGCATTCCGGCGGGAGGAACGGTGA
- a CDS encoding ricin-type beta-trefoil lectin domain protein, with the protein MRHLLMVAVTAAAIGTLAAPAPAAAATTVALNGGIVGRAFDGVGAISGGGGNSRLLIDYPEPQRGQILDYLFKPGYGAAVQLLKLEIGGDANSTDGSEPSHQHVRGDINCNAGYEFWLGEQAVARNPGIRLVALPWAAPGWIGGGSFWSTDMINYDVSWLNCARQYGLTISYLGGWNERGHDSTWYKNLRTGLDNAGYSAVQIVGDDSGWGMADEFAADPTLKNAVGVLGNHYVCGYLSQADSCSTTGNARSSGKPLWASEFGSQDDNAGVVPYIRTVNRGYLDAEISGYMNWPLIAAITPNLPFATVGLMDAGSPWSGAYRVGRNLWANAHYAQFTQPGWHYLNSSASGYLGGNRANGSYVTLKSTNNTDYSTIYETSGSTAAQTVNVTVSGGLSTGTVHVWSTDMGSSNSADWFVRQADITPVGATYTLNLQPNRIYTVTTTTGQGKGTAAGPAPHGLALPYSDNFDGYAVRKLPHYSEDMQGSFETRACSAGRGGTCLQQVAPLRPINWQDDSDAFTLFGDTGWTNYTVSLDVNMQQAGTVTLLGRANIQNRPQNRQAAYQLRVTDNGGWSIVKHTNADTDTTLVSGTRAALGLNSWHNLRLGFSGGQITAAIDNTTVGTVTDYAYGAGQAGVGVVGYQTDQFDNLSVTPNSGPALNTLRGVESGRCADVPGASQTNGTQLALWDCNGGSNQNFTLTDQKQLLVYGSKCLDVNAGGTADGAKVQIWDCHGGTNQQWTLNADGTIVGIGSGKCLDATGHGTANGTLLEIWTCNGGDNQKWSRS; encoded by the coding sequence ATGCGTCACTTGCTCATGGTCGCGGTCACCGCGGCCGCCATCGGCACCCTCGCCGCACCCGCCCCGGCCGCCGCGGCCACCACCGTCGCCCTCAACGGCGGCATCGTCGGCCGCGCCTTCGACGGCGTCGGCGCGATCAGCGGTGGCGGCGGCAACTCCCGGCTGCTCATCGACTACCCGGAACCGCAGCGCGGGCAGATCCTCGACTACCTGTTCAAGCCGGGCTACGGCGCCGCGGTCCAGCTGCTCAAACTGGAGATCGGCGGCGACGCCAACTCCACCGACGGCTCCGAGCCCAGCCACCAGCACGTACGCGGCGACATCAACTGCAACGCCGGCTACGAATTCTGGCTCGGCGAGCAGGCGGTCGCCCGCAACCCCGGGATCCGGCTGGTCGCCCTGCCGTGGGCCGCGCCCGGCTGGATCGGCGGCGGTTCCTTCTGGTCCACGGACATGATCAATTACGACGTCTCCTGGCTCAACTGCGCCAGACAGTACGGCCTGACGATCAGCTACCTGGGCGGCTGGAACGAACGCGGCCACGACAGCACCTGGTACAAGAACCTGCGGACCGGGCTCGACAACGCCGGATACTCCGCGGTGCAGATCGTCGGCGACGACAGCGGCTGGGGGATGGCCGACGAGTTCGCCGCCGACCCCACGTTGAAAAACGCGGTCGGCGTGCTCGGCAACCACTACGTCTGCGGCTATCTGTCCCAGGCCGACTCGTGCAGCACCACGGGCAACGCGCGCTCCAGCGGGAAACCACTGTGGGCCAGCGAATTCGGCTCCCAGGACGACAACGCGGGCGTGGTGCCGTACATCCGTACCGTCAACCGGGGTTACCTCGACGCGGAGATCAGCGGATACATGAACTGGCCGCTGATCGCGGCCATCACCCCCAATCTGCCGTTCGCCACGGTGGGCCTGATGGATGCCGGCTCACCGTGGTCGGGGGCCTATCGGGTGGGCCGGAATCTGTGGGCGAACGCGCATTACGCCCAGTTCACCCAGCCCGGCTGGCACTATCTCAACAGTTCGGCCAGCGGATACCTGGGCGGGAACCGGGCCAACGGCAGCTATGTGACGCTCAAATCGACGAACAACACCGACTACAGCACCATCTACGAGACCAGTGGCAGCACCGCGGCGCAAACCGTGAACGTCACCGTCTCCGGTGGGCTCAGCACCGGCACCGTTCACGTGTGGTCGACCGACATGGGCTCGTCGAATTCCGCCGACTGGTTCGTCCGGCAGGCCGACATCACGCCGGTCGGCGCGACGTACACCCTCAATCTGCAGCCGAATCGGATCTATACCGTCACCACGACCACCGGGCAGGGGAAAGGCACCGCGGCGGGTCCGGCTCCGCATGGTCTGGCCCTGCCGTACAGCGACAATTTCGACGGATATGCGGTCCGTAAGCTGCCCCACTACAGCGAGGACATGCAGGGGTCGTTCGAAACCCGGGCCTGCTCGGCCGGGCGCGGCGGGACGTGCCTGCAGCAGGTCGCGCCGCTGCGGCCGATCAATTGGCAGGACGACAGCGACGCCTTCACCCTTTTCGGCGACACCGGCTGGACCAATTACACGGTCAGCCTCGACGTGAACATGCAGCAGGCCGGCACCGTCACGCTGCTGGGCCGGGCCAACATCCAGAACCGTCCGCAGAACCGGCAGGCCGCCTATCAGCTGCGCGTCACCGACAACGGCGGCTGGTCGATCGTCAAACACACCAATGCCGACACGGACACGACGCTCGTCTCCGGCACCCGCGCCGCGCTGGGCCTGAACAGCTGGCACAATCTACGACTCGGATTCTCCGGCGGCCAGATCACCGCCGCCATCGACAACACCACGGTGGGCACCGTCACCGACTATGCGTACGGCGCGGGGCAGGCCGGCGTCGGCGTCGTCGGCTACCAGACCGACCAGTTCGACAACCTCAGCGTCACCCCCAACAGCGGCCCGGCCCTCAACACGCTGCGTGGCGTCGAATCCGGCCGCTGTGCCGACGTGCCCGGCGCCAGCCAGACCAACGGCACCCAGCTCGCCCTCTGGGACTGCAACGGCGGCAGCAATCAGAACTTCACCCTGACAGATCAGAAACAATTGCTGGTGTACGGGTCGAAGTGCCTGGACGTCAACGCCGGAGGAACCGCGGACGGCGCCAAGGTGCAGATCTGGGATTGCCACGGCGGAACCAACCAGCAGTGGACGCTCAACGCCGACGGCACGATCGTCGGAATCGGCTCCGGCAAATGCCTGGACGCCACCGGCCACGGCACGGCCAACGGCACCCTGCTCGAAATCTGGACCTGCAACGGCGGCGACAACCAGAAGTGGAGCCGGTCATGA
- a CDS encoding alpha-amylase family glycosyl hydrolase, with protein MDERLKSHIVRALLPVLVGAAGGLPAPRAAQAESPPDRPSHAEQLYLVMPDRFANGDTGNDQGGLTGDRLTTGYDPTDAGFYHGGDIQGVIDKLDYIQGLGTTAIWLTPIFKNKPVQGTGPNASAGYHGYWITDFTQVDPHFGTNEDLKRLVGLAHRRGMKIYLDIVVNHTADVIKNAEGTAYADKGTAPYRDTAGRPFEDRNYADGTHGFPKVDEKSFPHRPFFEKPSDATAKAPAWLNDPTMYHNRGETTFGGENAEYGDFTGGLDDLWTERPEVLHGLTDIYAGWIRRFGVDGYRLDTLKATDLAFWRPFAEGVGKAADKAGKRDFFLFGEAWSKDQEVTSTFVRRGGLPATLDFPFQGAAQSYVTGKAPASSLAGLYAKDDLYTAAGTDAGRLPTFLGNHDMGRIATLIKAGSDPNGLRRLELANELMFLTRGQPVVYSGDEQGFTGALGDKGSRQDMFASRTPDYLDDRLIGTDKTHASDNHDTGHPLYRTIAELGALRKAHPALRDGEQITRYAADRAGVFAASRIDRDQRAEYVIAVNNATTAQTVTFDTYTPGSGFQPLYGTGETAATGADGRLTITVPALSAVAYRAEKPIPAADGAPAVTITAPAAGTLVPGRTELTAAVTGDPLSTVTFSARAGNGPWQPIGTAGRAPYRVFHDLTGLAGGAEVQYRAVARDGRGRTATTTSRIRVGTVRAEAGYAVVHYQRPAGDYDGWRLHATGDVDAAALDPQGEPFTGTDAYGRFAWVKLRPGATKVTFTVSDANGVKDVDADRSLNPQQTPGIWLHQGDPAISYQGPAPAPAPNTAILHYRRPAGDYTGWGLHLWDGAATPTADWGAPLLPESFDSFGAVFRIPLAAGATGLSYIMHAGEAKDLPTDQRLEFADAGREVWVQAGVQERLLPSVVKPAKLDLTRADAVRVDRDTIAWQTGTPDTLEPAGAATDGRVYDLVHAPNGGLRLVDGDLAGDYRSIRLTAQRDGLTEKQRRQAPELWQYPAFQAAAALPSGDGQFYVTERDAQGRLMSVTGVR; from the coding sequence ATGGATGAAAGACTGAAATCTCATATCGTCCGGGCGCTGCTGCCCGTGCTGGTGGGGGCCGCCGGTGGCCTGCCGGCTCCGCGGGCCGCGCAGGCCGAATCGCCGCCGGACCGGCCGTCCCACGCCGAGCAGCTCTACCTGGTGATGCCCGACCGGTTCGCCAACGGCGACACCGGCAACGATCAGGGCGGGCTGACCGGAGACCGGCTCACCACCGGGTACGACCCCACCGACGCCGGCTTCTACCACGGCGGCGACATCCAGGGCGTGATCGACAAACTGGACTACATCCAGGGGCTCGGTACCACGGCGATCTGGCTGACGCCGATCTTCAAGAACAAGCCGGTGCAGGGTACGGGTCCGAACGCGTCCGCCGGCTACCACGGCTACTGGATCACCGACTTCACCCAGGTCGACCCGCACTTCGGGACCAACGAGGACCTCAAGCGGCTGGTCGGCCTCGCCCACCGGCGCGGCATGAAGATCTACCTCGACATCGTGGTGAACCACACCGCCGACGTGATCAAGAACGCCGAGGGCACCGCCTACGCCGACAAGGGAACCGCGCCCTACCGCGACACCGCGGGTCGTCCCTTCGAGGACCGCAACTACGCCGACGGGACACACGGCTTCCCCAAGGTCGACGAGAAGTCGTTCCCCCACCGGCCGTTCTTCGAGAAGCCGTCCGACGCCACCGCCAAGGCACCCGCCTGGCTCAACGACCCGACCATGTACCACAACCGGGGCGAGACCACCTTCGGCGGGGAGAACGCCGAATACGGCGACTTCACCGGCGGCCTCGACGATCTGTGGACCGAGCGGCCCGAGGTGCTGCACGGGCTGACCGACATCTACGCCGGCTGGATCCGGCGGTTCGGCGTCGACGGCTACCGGCTGGACACCCTCAAAGCCACCGACCTGGCGTTCTGGCGGCCTTTCGCCGAGGGCGTGGGCAAGGCCGCGGACAAGGCGGGCAAGCGTGACTTCTTCCTCTTCGGTGAGGCCTGGAGCAAGGACCAGGAAGTCACCTCGACGTTCGTCCGCCGGGGCGGCCTGCCCGCGACCCTCGACTTCCCGTTCCAGGGCGCGGCCCAGAGCTACGTCACCGGCAAGGCACCGGCCAGCAGCCTGGCCGGCCTGTACGCGAAGGACGACCTCTACACCGCCGCCGGGACCGACGCCGGCCGGCTGCCCACCTTCCTCGGCAACCACGACATGGGCCGGATCGCCACTCTGATCAAGGCCGGCTCCGATCCGAACGGGCTGCGCCGGCTCGAACTGGCGAACGAGCTGATGTTCCTCACCCGCGGCCAGCCGGTGGTCTACTCCGGCGACGAGCAGGGCTTCACCGGCGCCCTCGGCGACAAGGGCTCGCGCCAGGACATGTTCGCCAGCCGGACACCGGACTACCTGGACGACCGCCTGATCGGCACCGACAAGACCCACGCGAGCGACAACCACGACACCGGGCACCCGCTCTACCGCACCATCGCCGAGCTGGGCGCGCTGCGCAAGGCCCACCCGGCACTGCGTGACGGTGAGCAGATCACCCGGTACGCCGCCGACCGCGCCGGGGTCTTCGCCGCCTCCCGCATCGACCGCGACCAGCGTGCCGAGTATGTGATCGCGGTGAACAACGCGACCACCGCGCAGACCGTCACCTTCGACACCTACACCCCGGGCTCCGGCTTCCAGCCTCTCTACGGCACCGGCGAGACGGCGGCCACCGGTGCCGACGGCCGGCTCACCATCACCGTGCCGGCGCTGTCGGCGGTGGCCTATCGGGCCGAGAAACCGATCCCCGCGGCGGACGGCGCCCCCGCCGTGACGATCACCGCACCCGCGGCCGGGACCCTCGTGCCGGGCCGCACCGAACTGACCGCCGCCGTCACCGGCGACCCGCTGTCCACCGTCACCTTCTCCGCCCGCGCCGGTAACGGGCCGTGGCAGCCGATCGGCACGGCCGGACGGGCCCCGTACCGGGTGTTCCACGACCTGACCGGACTGGCCGGCGGCGCCGAGGTGCAGTACCGGGCGGTCGCCCGGGACGGCCGAGGCCGTACCGCCACCACCACCAGCCGGATCCGGGTCGGCACCGTGCGGGCCGAGGCGGGCTACGCCGTCGTGCACTATCAGCGTCCCGCCGGCGACTACGACGGCTGGCGCCTGCACGCCACCGGCGACGTCGACGCGGCCGCGCTCGACCCGCAGGGAGAGCCGTTCACCGGGACGGACGCCTACGGGCGCTTCGCCTGGGTCAAACTGCGGCCCGGCGCCACGAAGGTCACCTTCACCGTGAGTGACGCCAACGGTGTCAAGGACGTCGACGCCGACCGCTCGCTCAATCCCCAGCAGACACCCGGGATCTGGCTGCACCAGGGCGACCCGGCCATCTCCTACCAGGGTCCGGCGCCCGCACCCGCGCCGAACACCGCGATCCTGCACTACCGGCGTCCAGCCGGCGATTACACCGGCTGGGGCCTGCACCTGTGGGACGGTGCGGCCACCCCCACCGCCGACTGGGGCGCGCCGCTGCTGCCGGAGTCGTTCGACAGCTTCGGTGCGGTCTTCCGGATCCCGCTGGCGGCCGGGGCCACCGGTCTCAGCTACATCATGCACGCCGGCGAGGCCAAGGATCTGCCGACCGACCAGCGGCTGGAGTTCGCCGACGCGGGCCGGGAGGTCTGGGTGCAGGCGGGCGTCCAGGAACGGCTGCTGCCGTCGGTGGTGAAACCGGCGAAACTCGATCTGACCAGGGCCGACGCGGTGCGGGTGGACCGGGACACGATCGCCTGGCAGACCGGTACGCCCGACACGCTGGAACCGGCCGGGGCAGCCACCGACGGGCGCGTCTACGACCTCGTGCACGCCCCGAACGGTGGGCTGCGCCTGGTCGACGGTGACCTCGCCGGCGACTATCGCAGCATCCGGCTGACCGCGCAGCGCGACGGCCTCACCGAGAAGCAGCGGCGGCAGGCACCGGAACTGTGGCAGTACCCGGCGTTCCAGGCGGCGGCCGCCCTGCCCTCCGGTGACGGACAGTTCTATGTGACTGAGCGGGATGCGCAAGGCCGGCTCATGTCGGTGACCGGAGTCCGCTGA
- a CDS encoding carbohydrate ABC transporter permease, translating into MKRTGSQLFLLVMAVLWLMPIVFALYVALRPIEETNQSGYVSLPHQMTLSNFAHAWTRSGMWRFFLNSVYVTVPAVLITLLLASMAAYVLSRLGFRFNIPLLILFTAGNLLPQQVIITPLYRIYLAVHLPSWLSGSGLLYNSYAGLILINVSFQLGFCVFVLSNYMKTLPPAIDEAALIDGATLWSRYWRLTMPLCRPALAALATLLTTWIYNDFFWAITLISTGDRRPITSALANLQGQFVSNQNLIAAAALIAAIPTLVVYLLLQKQFIAGLSLGSTKG; encoded by the coding sequence GTGAAACGTACCGGATCGCAGCTCTTCCTGCTGGTCATGGCGGTGTTGTGGCTGATGCCGATCGTTTTCGCGCTGTACGTCGCGTTACGACCGATCGAAGAGACCAATCAGTCAGGGTACGTGTCACTGCCGCACCAGATGACCCTGTCCAACTTCGCGCATGCGTGGACCCGATCCGGCATGTGGCGATTCTTTCTCAATTCCGTCTATGTCACCGTGCCGGCCGTGCTGATCACCCTGTTGCTGGCCTCCATGGCGGCGTACGTGTTGTCCCGCCTCGGTTTCCGGTTCAACATTCCGCTGCTGATCCTGTTCACCGCCGGCAACCTGCTCCCCCAGCAGGTCATCATCACCCCGCTGTACCGCATCTACCTGGCCGTCCACCTGCCGTCCTGGCTGAGTGGAAGCGGCCTGCTGTACAACTCGTACGCCGGCCTGATTTTGATCAACGTCTCGTTCCAGCTGGGCTTCTGCGTCTTCGTCCTGTCGAATTACATGAAGACCCTGCCCCCCGCCATCGACGAGGCGGCCCTGATCGACGGCGCCACGCTGTGGTCGCGTTACTGGCGCCTGACGATGCCCCTGTGCCGCCCGGCCCTGGCCGCCCTGGCCACCCTGCTCACCACGTGGATCTACAACGACTTCTTCTGGGCCATCACCCTGATCTCCACGGGTGACCGCCGCCCGATCACCTCCGCCCTGGCCAACCTGCAGGGCCAGTTCGTCTCGAACCAGAACCTGATCGCCGCCGCGGCCCTGATCGCCGCCATCCCCACCCTGGTGGTCTACCTGCTCCTGCAGAAGCAGTTCATCGCCGGCCTCTCCCTCGGCTCCACCAAGGGGTGA
- a CDS encoding alpha-amylase family glycosyl hydrolase — MQRHARHAIAAAVAVSLLPPSLPAHAAGASAVVPYAGNPASLKQDLCYQIATDRFSDGNPANNNPGNVPGMFADKTKLNDRQEWLKYMGGDFAGITQRMEYLKNLGVGAIWISPHVDNINVPANGATGYHGYWPRDFKRLEEHFGTDEEFDALVSAAHASNIKVIMDWTPNGTNPPNQAEDGALYDDGQLVGRYGADSAGHFHHGPAIGDFNDRYQDQYYSLADIADLDQQNPRVDQLLKDDANYWMDRGVDGIRVDAVKHMPLSWQRSFADAVTSHKSAAIFGEWYMGDQSDPLYADQVKFANTSGIAAMDFYTNRSIRDTFAGAGSMKSLDAAITKTNRDYLYEQDLITFLDNQDTRRFGTLNSDPAALHRALAFLLTTRGTPCLFYGTEQYLHNDTGEGSNKGKDPYNRPPMASFDTDTVAYREIRALSDLRRSNPAVAYGDHQQRWINDDVYVYERRFGDNVLLTAINKGSHEYRLDGLRTALPAGTYRDVLGGTFGGSDLTVEDGDGTDRSTVAPVLGAGQVAVWSYRAPVDTEPRIGGVGPVVTRAGATVTVEGTGFGSGGTVAIGGVPATVQQWTADRITATVPVGVPTGAVQVTVGNGSGTSNGYPITTRTGKPVPVQFTVQNPPATAPGESLYLTGDVAELGHWSTSPDQTAGQLLRVPNESRGVLVADLPAGAPVEFKFVKVAADGTVTWEGGANHRYTVPAGGTGTTTLTWQR; from the coding sequence GTGCAACGTCACGCCAGGCATGCCATCGCCGCGGCGGTAGCCGTTTCGCTGCTGCCGCCGTCACTGCCGGCTCATGCCGCCGGGGCTTCGGCCGTGGTGCCGTACGCCGGTAACCCGGCCAGTCTCAAGCAGGACCTCTGCTACCAGATCGCCACCGACCGGTTCAGCGACGGGAACCCGGCGAACAACAATCCGGGCAACGTGCCCGGCATGTTCGCCGACAAGACCAAGCTGAACGACCGGCAGGAGTGGCTCAAATACATGGGAGGTGACTTCGCCGGCATCACCCAGCGGATGGAGTACCTCAAGAACCTGGGCGTCGGCGCGATCTGGATCTCGCCGCACGTCGACAACATCAACGTTCCGGCGAACGGCGCCACCGGTTACCACGGCTACTGGCCGCGCGACTTCAAGCGGCTCGAAGAGCACTTCGGCACCGACGAGGAGTTCGACGCGCTGGTGTCGGCGGCGCACGCCAGCAACATCAAAGTGATCATGGACTGGACGCCGAACGGCACCAACCCGCCGAACCAGGCCGAGGACGGCGCCCTCTACGACGATGGGCAGCTGGTCGGCAGGTACGGGGCGGACAGTGCCGGGCACTTCCACCACGGCCCGGCGATCGGCGACTTCAACGATCGCTACCAGGACCAGTACTACAGCCTGGCCGACATCGCCGACCTCGACCAGCAGAACCCGCGGGTCGACCAGCTGCTCAAGGACGACGCCAACTACTGGATGGACCGCGGGGTCGACGGCATCCGGGTCGACGCCGTCAAGCACATGCCGCTGAGCTGGCAGCGGTCCTTCGCCGACGCGGTCACCTCGCACAAGAGCGCGGCCATCTTCGGCGAGTGGTACATGGGCGACCAGTCCGATCCGCTCTACGCCGACCAGGTCAAGTTCGCCAACACCAGCGGCATCGCGGCCATGGACTTCTACACCAACCGCTCGATCCGCGACACCTTCGCCGGCGCCGGCTCGATGAAGTCCCTGGACGCGGCGATCACCAAGACCAACCGGGACTACCTCTACGAGCAGGATCTGATCACGTTCCTGGACAACCAGGACACCCGGCGCTTCGGGACGCTCAACAGCGATCCGGCGGCCCTGCACCGGGCGCTCGCCTTCCTGCTCACCACCCGGGGTACGCCGTGCCTGTTCTACGGCACCGAGCAGTACCTGCACAACGACACCGGTGAGGGCAGCAACAAGGGCAAGGACCCGTACAACCGGCCCCCGATGGCCAGTTTCGACACCGACACGGTCGCCTACCGGGAGATCCGCGCCCTCTCCGACCTGCGCCGGTCGAACCCCGCGGTGGCCTACGGGGACCACCAGCAGCGGTGGATCAACGACGACGTGTACGTCTACGAGCGCCGGTTCGGCGACAACGTGCTGCTGACCGCCATCAACAAGGGCTCGCACGAGTACCGGCTCGACGGGCTGCGCACCGCGCTGCCGGCCGGCACCTATCGCGACGTGCTCGGCGGCACCTTCGGCGGCTCCGACCTGACCGTCGAGGACGGCGACGGCACCGACCGGTCGACCGTCGCGCCGGTGCTGGGTGCCGGGCAGGTCGCCGTCTGGTCGTACCGGGCGCCGGTGGACACCGAGCCCCGGATCGGCGGGGTCGGGCCGGTCGTGACCCGGGCCGGCGCCACCGTCACCGTCGAGGGCACCGGCTTCGGCTCCGGCGGAACCGTCGCGATCGGCGGAGTCCCCGCGACCGTCCAGCAGTGGACGGCGGACCGTATCACCGCCACCGTCCCGGTCGGCGTTCCCACCGGGGCCGTCCAGGTGACCGTCGGCAACGGCTCCGGCACCAGCAACGGGTACCCGATCACCACCCGTACCGGAAAACCGGTCCCGGTGCAGTTCACCGTTCAGAACCCGCCGGCCACCGCGCCCGGGGAGTCGCTCTACCTGACCGGTGACGTCGCCGAGTTGGGGCACTGGTCGACCAGCCCGGACCAGACCGCGGGACAGCTGCTGCGGGTGCCGAACGAGTCCCGGGGCGTCCTCGTCGCCGACCTGCCGGCCGGGGCGCCGGTCGAGTTCAAGTTCGTCAAGGTCGCGGCCGACGGCACGGTGACCTGGGAGGGTGGTGCCAACCACCGGTACACCGTCCCGGCCGGCGGCACCGGCACGACCACGCTCACCTGGCAGCGCTGA
- a CDS encoding ABC transporter substrate-binding protein, with amino-acid sequence MTRFDSAGLTRRSLIGLTGAAATATLLAACGSDDKSGTTSVSDGNGPITFGSNYSDEAPKAAFASLMQQATTSTTVPVTVNTTDHNTFQNNISNYLQGTPDSLATWFAGYRLQFFAAQGLLTPIDDVWDKIGGTFNDAAKSLSKGLDGHYYLVPLYNYPWVVFYNKSVFQSKGYEVPASWEAFIALARKMQSDGLVPLAFADKDGWPALGTFDILNLRINGYDYHIKLMKHEVPWTDPGVTKVFDQWRELAAYQQKGANGRTWQDAAKALENKQAGMMFQGSNQVAANYSAKNLPDLDFFVFPAINPQYGTDYMDAPTDGFILPKKGKNAAAAKKVLQYIGTAEAEAAFLKTDHWDVGLANGLIAPTYNDIQKKSVAEIGKCKSVSQFMDRDTVPDMANAMIKLIQQFIDQPTPETIATVQKSAEDQAKTIFR; translated from the coding sequence ATGACACGTTTCGACTCCGCCGGCCTGACCCGGCGGTCCCTGATAGGACTCACCGGCGCCGCCGCGACCGCCACCCTGCTCGCCGCCTGCGGCAGTGACGACAAGAGCGGGACGACCAGCGTCAGCGACGGCAACGGGCCGATCACGTTCGGCTCCAACTACTCCGACGAGGCGCCCAAGGCGGCCTTCGCGTCGCTGATGCAGCAGGCGACCACCAGCACCACCGTCCCGGTCACGGTCAACACCACGGACCACAACACGTTCCAGAACAACATCAGCAATTACCTGCAGGGCACCCCGGACTCGCTGGCCACCTGGTTCGCCGGGTACCGCCTGCAGTTCTTCGCCGCGCAGGGGCTGCTCACCCCGATCGACGACGTCTGGGACAAGATCGGCGGCACCTTCAACGACGCCGCGAAAAGCCTCTCCAAAGGACTCGACGGCCACTACTACCTGGTGCCGCTCTACAACTACCCGTGGGTCGTCTTCTACAACAAGAGCGTTTTCCAGTCCAAGGGGTACGAGGTCCCGGCCAGCTGGGAGGCGTTCATCGCGCTGGCCCGGAAGATGCAGTCGGACGGACTGGTCCCGCTGGCCTTCGCCGACAAGGACGGCTGGCCGGCGCTGGGCACCTTCGACATCCTCAACCTGCGGATCAACGGCTACGACTACCACATCAAGCTGATGAAGCACGAGGTGCCGTGGACCGACCCCGGGGTCACCAAGGTCTTCGACCAGTGGCGGGAACTGGCCGCGTACCAGCAGAAGGGCGCCAACGGCCGGACCTGGCAGGACGCCGCCAAAGCTCTGGAGAACAAGCAGGCCGGGATGATGTTCCAGGGCTCCAACCAGGTGGCCGCCAACTACAGCGCGAAGAACCTTCCCGACCTGGACTTCTTCGTCTTCCCGGCGATCAACCCGCAGTACGGCACCGACTACATGGACGCACCCACCGACGGCTTCATCCTGCCGAAGAAGGGGAAGAACGCCGCCGCGGCCAAGAAGGTCCTGCAATACATCGGCACCGCCGAGGCCGAGGCCGCGTTCCTCAAGACCGACCACTGGGACGTCGGCCTGGCCAACGGGCTGATCGCACCCACCTACAACGACATCCAGAAGAAGTCGGTCGCCGAGATCGGCAAATGCAAGAGCGTCTCGCAGTTCATGGACCGCGACACCGTGCCCGACATGGCCAACGCGATGATCAAGCTGATCCAGCAGTTCATCGACCAGCCGACCCCGGAGACGATCGCGACCGTTCAGAAGAGCGCTGAGGACCAGGCGAAGACGATTTTCCGCTGA